The window GCGGCCATGACGCGTATTGACTCCAATGTGAGCTTTACCGAATGGAGCGCCGGCGTGCATTATGCCATTACAGGCAGCACCTATTCTGTAAGGTGGACAGGAAAAATAATGCCCCAGTATTCAGAAGCATATACCTTTTACCTCGGTTCCGGTGGTGGTCACCGGCTTTGGATAGATGGCAAACTGATACTGGATAGCTGGGTGGAGCATTACCCGGATTCTTTCAAATCCATTCCCATCACACTCGTGGCAGGACAACTTTATGATATTAAACTGGAGTATTTTAACACGAGTGGCGGTACAGGTATGGGTTTACTGTGGACCAGTCCCAGCCTGGCACTGGAATATGTACCACAAAGCCAGTTATACAGTGATGCGGTAGTTGCCCCTGCCAACCAGGTGCCCATTGCCAATGCAGGAGCGGATATTGTGCTCACCCTGCCAACCAACAGCACTACGCTCAATGGTTCGGCTTCCAAAGATCCCGATGGCAGCATTACTGCCTATGCCTGGTCAAAACTGAGTGGCCCCACACAATTCACCATTGCCAGCCCGGCAGCAGTTACTACTGCCTTGACCAACCTGGTGGCAGGAACCTATGTGTTCCGGTTAAAAGTGACCGATAACAAAGGCGCTACCCATGAAGATGATGTTACTGTAACCGTGAATGCAACGGCCAACCAAACGCCGGTAGCCAATGCAGGAACTGATATTGTGCTCACCCTGCCTGCCAACAGCACTACGCTCAATGGTTCGGCTTCCAAAGACCCGGATGGTAGCATTGCATCCTATGCCTGGTCAAAAGTGAGCGGCCCCACACAGTTTACCATTTCCAATCCCGCCGCTGCTACTACTGCCTTGACCAACCTGGCGGCAGGGGCGTATATATTCCGGCTGAAAGTAACAGACGATAAAGGCGCTATCCATGAAGATGATGTTACTGTAACAGTCAATGCGGCAGCTAATCAATCGCCGGTGGCCAATGCAGGAACAGATATTACGCTTACCCTGCCGGTCAACAGTACTACGCTCAATGGTTCGGCTTCCAAAGACCCGGATGGCAGCATTGCAGCCTATGCCTGGTCAAAAGTGAGCGGCCCCACACAATTCACCATTGCCAGCCCGGCAGCAGCCACTACGGCGCTGACCAATCTCGTGGCAGGTGTGTATGTGTTCCGCTTAAAAGTAACCGATAGTAAAGGCGCTACCCACCAGGATGATGTTACAGTGACGGTTAGCGACGTGGCGAATAAGCCGCCGGTAGCCAATGCTGGTTCTGATGTTGTTATCAGCCTGCCGGTCAATGTAACGGTGTTGAACGGATCGGCTTCCCAGGATACGGATGGTACGATCATATCTTATACCTGGACAAAAGTAAGCGGCCCTTCACAGTATACCTTGAACACCCCGGATGCCATTTCTCCTGTGCTCTCCAACCTCGTGGAAGGCGTATATGTTTTCCGCCTGCAGGTAAAAGACAGCAAAGGGTCAACGGCACAGGATGATGTAACGATCACCGTGAAAGCACAGCCGTCAGAAGGATCAACAGTCCTTACGCTGAAGGCGGGGCCTAATCCATCCTACAGTACTTTTACCCTGCAGATCACCAGCACTAACGGCAGTACTCCCATTGTCATTGGTGTATACAATAGCCGGGGTAACCTGGTAGAGCGTATCGAAAGGACCGGTACCAGTATCACCTTGAGTGTAGGCTCAAGCTGGCAGCAGGGAACCTACTATATCGTGGTAGAACAGGGAAGTATAAGAAGGCTGGCCACCCTGATGAAGATATAGGCTGCCGGCCTGAACAGGTTTATTTTAACCTACATGCTTATATACAAAGCTCTTCCCGTTCTGACGGGAGGAGCTTTTTTGATCCGGCTGATAATTTTATTAAATGGATTGCTCATGAAACTGATCCTTTTTTCGCTGCTGACTGGCATGGGGCTGTCGTTCACCGGATGGCAGGCAGATTTTGAGACTGCTAAAAAGATCGCTAAAGAAAAGGACCGGTTGATACTGTTGAATTTTTCCGGCTCCGACTGGTGCGGTCCCTGCATCCGGTTACACAAAGAAGTATTCGACAGCGATGCGTTCACAACAATGTCCGACAGTTCGCTGGTGCTGTACGAGGCGGATTTCCCCCGTAATAAAAAGAACCAGTTGCCCGAAGATCTGCAAAAGCGCAATGATGCCCTGGCCGATCAATATAACCCACAAGGTAAATTCCCTTTTACCCTGTTACTGACTGCGGAGGGGAAAGTGGTAAGAACATGGGACGGCTACCAGGGCAACAGCACCCTGTTTATCGAACAGATAAAATCCGTATACGATGCTCATCATCACTGATACGCCCCTGGTTGAGTACAGGCAGTCAGAAAGGCTGATGGGCAATACCTTCGAAATAACCGTGGTAGCACGGGAGGAGGCCTGGGCGCGTGAAAAGATAGCGCTGGCCATTGCGGAGATCAGGCGGATCGAAAAGCTCCTGACAACCTTTGATGAGCACAGCCAGACCAACAGGATAAACCGGTACGCAGGCATCCGTCCGGTGCAGGTAGACCGGGAAGTGTTTGAACTGATCCGGCGTTCCCTCAAAATATCAGCGGTTACAGAGGGTGCCTTTGATATCACCTACGGTTCAGTAGACAAATGCCTGTGGAATTTTGACCGGAACATGAAGCAATTGCCCGATCCGCAAACCGCCAGAGCGGCGGTAAAGCTGATCAATTACCGCCATGTATTGCTGAACGAAGTCGAAGGAAGTGTGATGCTGAAAGAAAAAGGCATGCGCATCGGCTTTGGCGGCATTGGTAAAGGCTATGCGGCCGACAGGGCCAAAGCATTACTGGTGAAAGAAGGTGTGCAAAGCGGCATTGTCAATGCTTCCGGAGATCTCATCACCTGGGGCACGCAGGCCGATGGCAAGCCCTGGACCATTGGTATTGCCCATCCGGATGATGCACGGGCTGCCTTTTCCTGGCTCAATATTGCTGACCTGGCCATTGCTACCTCCGGCAATTATGAGAAGTACGTAATGATCGATGGCAAAAAATATTCGCATACCATCCATCCAAAAACAGGGATGCCGGTATCGGGTATCAAAAGCGTCACCATCATCAGCCCTTATGCGGAGATCGCCGATGCCATGGCCACTCCGGTGATGGTAATGGGTGTGCAGGCAGGCCTTCACCTCCTTAACCAGATCGATCACTTGGGCTGTATCATTGTAGACGATCATAATAAGATCTATTCTTCAAAAAACATCCATTTGTCATGAGCAACACAAAAAGTATAATGACACTGGCAGCAGTACTGGTGATAGGAGCTGTCTCCTGTACTACAGTAAAAGAGTACCAGAAAAATAAACTCAATGATGCAGAAATGATCCTGAGTAACCGGAAGGTGGAGAAAACAGAGCTCAATTTCCAATCGTACCGGGAAGGCGCTTCCGGTGCCAATGCCGGTAAAAGTGGCGGCGGTTGCGGTTGTAACTGAAGTAACATTTTATTGATTAAAGGTATTGTATGAAACAGGTGTTTTTAACTGCCCTGGGGATACTCGCCCTGCTGAAGTCGTACACGCAACAGGCGCCCGATACAACGGGGTATGAGAACAGGAAGCTGAAGATAGAAGAAGTAAACCTGGTGTCAAGCTATTATGGGCAAACAGGCGATCATGGGGCTGTTACCGGCGGCCTGGGTGCACAAAAGCTAACCGATATAGCCAACGTATTTGACATCCGGCTCGCTAAATACGATCGCAAATTGCGCAAGCATACTTTCGGCCTGGAAGTGGGCATCGATCATTTCTCCTCTGCTTCCTACGATAAAATAGACCTGAAAGCTAATTCATCCGCTTCCTGGTCCGACACCAGGATTTATCCTTCTTTGACATGGACAGTGGAGAACGAAAAGAAAGGGCGTAGCTTCGGCATCGGTCTTTCGTCTTCGGCTGAGTTCGATTACCACTCTTTTGGCGCCAATATCAGTTTTACACAAAAGACCAGGGACAGGAATGGGGAGTTCAGCGTCCGCCTGCAAGGATACTTTGATCAGGTAAAACTGCTAACACCAATAGAATTAAGGTCTGGTGCAGGCGGGGGAGGCGGCGATGGTTATGATACCGATAACCGGACCACTGTGGCGGGTTCACTCTCCTGGTCGCAGGTGATCAATAAAAACCTGCAGGTAATGGTACTGGCCGATCTGGTGCACCAACAGGGCTTCCTGAGCCTTCCTTTTTATCGTGTATACTTTAATGATGGAACTGTACACCAGGAGAAACTGCCTGGCAGCCGGTTTAAAATCCCGCTGGGTTTCAGGGCCAATTATTTTTTAGGCGACAAGGTTATTATCAGGACCTACTATCGTTTTTATCATGACGATTGGGGCATTACCGCTCATACAGCCAACCTGGAAGTGCCGGTAAAGATCACGCCTTTTGTGTCCATCAGTCCTTTTTACCGGTTCTACACCCAAACAGCCGCTACCTGGTTTGCGCCTTACCAGGAGCATACTTCCACGGATAAATATTTTACCAGCAACTACGACCTGTCGGAGTTCAATAGTAACTTCCTGGGAGCCGGTATCCGGCTGGCGCCGCCCAAAGGTATACTCGGTATGCAGCATTTCAATATGATCGAGTTGCGGTACGGACGTTACACCAGGAGTAACAATATGAATGCCAACAGCCTGTCGCTTAATATCAGGTTTAAGTAAACACCAGCGTAAAGGTGCTCCCGGATAGGCAACGGGAGTTTAATTATCCTTGAAAAAATTAACATCTTTTAACAGGTCAGGAGGGATAATACGAATTTATCCCCTTTTTTGTGTTTGAATGTCCCCCTAGGCTATTAACTTCACGCTGTTAATTTGGGCTATTAATTGTAAAATAGACACTTTTTCGATAATCCAGAAACTAGCACATCTTATTGCTGCACACTGTATGAAGAATATTGTATTGGCATTACTACTGACCGGATCATTACAGGTATCAAAGGCCCAGGAAAAAATGACAGCCTACCTGTTCACCTACTTTACAGGCAACGCAAAACAGGAAGAAGCCATCCGCTTTGCCCTCAGTACCGACGGTTACGCTTTCAGAGCGCTCAACAACAACAAGCCGGTCATTCCTTCTGCGGACATCAGTTCTACCGGTGGCATCCGCGATCCGCATATACTCCGGGGAGCCGATGGAAAATCCTTTTACATGGTGGCTACCGACATGGTATCGGCCAATGGATGGAATTCCAACAGGGCGATGGTATTAATGCGGTCAACCGACCTCGTCAACTGGAAGTCGGCAGTGGTCAACATGCAGCAACGGTTTCCCGGCAATGAAGAACTGCTGCGGGTATGGGCTCCGCAAACCATCTATGATGCCAAAGCAGGCAAATACATGATCTATTGGTCTATGAAACATGGTAATGACCCCGATAAGATCTACTATGCCTATGCCAATGCCAACTTTACCGATCTGGAGACCGCCCCGCAACAACTCTTCTTCAGCCCCACCAACGATGCCTGTATTGATGGCGATATCATACAGAAAGACGGTAAATGCTACCTCTTCTTTAAAACAGAGGACAGAAGCCCGGGTATCAAAGTGGCAGTATCAGATAAACTCACCGGCGGTTACGTACCGCAGGAGAAATACATACAGCAAACCACCGATCCGGTGGAAGGGGCCGGCGTGTTCAAGCTCAACAACAGCAAGGATTACATCCTCATGTATGATGTATATACCAAGGGCAGGTACCAGTTTACCCGCACCAGCGACTTCAAACATTTTAAGGTAATGGACTCCCTGGTGTCTATGAACTTTCATCCCCGTCATGGAACAGTAATCGCCATTACGCAGGCAGAAGCAGAAAGGCTCATGAGCAAATGGGGACGTCCGGAAGACATACTCTCTTCCGTAAAGGCGCCTGCCATCAAAAAATACAACCTGCAAATAGACACCCTTAAAAAGCAACTTTACCTGCCGGTAAAACCAGGTACCAACCTGCGGGCATTCAATCCCGGCTTTTCAACTATCCCCGGCGTCACCATAAAACCCAATACGCCGCAGGATTTTACAAAAGGACTTGTTCCGTACACGGTGCAGATCAAAGGACAGCAACCACAGGTGTGGCGTGTAGAAGCAGCACAGGCAGGCAATCCTGTATTGGACGGTTACTATGCCGATCCCGATATGCTGTACTCCAACGAAACCGGGAAATACTACATCTACCCAACCAGTGATGGGTTCCATAATTGGGGAGGCACCTACTTTAAAACATTCTCTTCAAAAGACCTTGTCAACTGGAAAGACGAAGGCGTCATACTCGACCTGGTGAAAGACGTGAGTTGGGCCAAAAGAAATGCCTGGGCGCCCTGTATCATCGAAAAGAAGACGGGCAACGGCTACAAATATTATTTCTATTTTACGGGGGCACAAAAGATCGGTGTGGCGGTAAGTGATCATCCGGCCGGACCATTCCGTGCAACGGATAAGCCACTGGTGGATAAACACCCGGAAGGAGTGAAACACGGACAGGAAATAGATCCCGAAGTATTTACTGATCCGCAAACACAGAAAAATTACCTCTACTGGGGCAATGGCTACATGGCCTGTGCAGAGTTGGAAGATGACATGATCTCCCTGAAGCCCGGCACTACCAAAGTCATTACACCCGATAACACCTTCCGCGAAGGCACCACCGTTTTCTTCCGCAATGGCAAATACTACTTCCTGTGGTCCGAAGATGATACCCGCAGCGTTAACTACCGCGTGCGGTATGGTACGGCTGATAAGCCCGATGGGTCAATCACCGTTCCGGCCAATAACCTCGTTATTGCAAAAGATACCACAACAGGCATCTATGCTACCGGGCACAATACGGTATTGCAGATCCCCGGCAAAGATGAATGGTACATTGTATACCACCGGTTCAATTTCCCTAAAGGAATAACCATGGGAGATGCAGGAGGTTTTCACCGGGAAGTATGCATAGACAAACTGGAATTTGATGCACAGGGTAATATCCTGCAAACAATTCCTACCCATAAAGGCATTAAGCCGGTTACGAAGTAACCGGCCCGGGCATCCTCGTTGCCTTCTTCCTCAATGCATCGTCATCGGCGGCACATTATCAATGAAAGGTTGTATAATGGCCCACAGCTTTTGCGTTTCCATCATCAGGGTTACGTGGGAGGTAGCGGGCACAATAGCGAGGCGGGAACGCGGGAAACCATTCATATCGGCAAATACGCTTCCGCCAAATAGCTTATACGATTGGATCACATGTTCCTTATCTACCCCATCATTGTCGCCATTGATCAGCAGTACCGGCGATTGAATGGCTTTGATCTTGTCATCTCCCAGGTCAAAATCTTCCTTGTCGAAAGCGATAAACTTAGCAAGGAACTTTCGCCAGTCGCCCGGACGGGGAGCTACCTTTTCATACTCGGTTTTCAAAGGCGTACCGTCTAAAAATTCAGGGGTCATCATCTTTAACACATTCAGCACTTCAGGCTGCCATCCTTTGTATTTATAAACAGAGGAAACAATGATCAGCTTACTCACCAGGCCAGGGTTATCAATGGCCAGTTGATAAGCGATTGTACCGCCCAGGCTATAGCCCAGTACATCAGCGCTGTCAATCTTCAAATGCTTTAATACACCTGCCACATCGCTGGCCATTGCTTTATAGGAAGGCGTCCGGTCAATATCGGCCGTATGGCCATGTCCCTGTATTTCCAGCGCGATCACTTTATGTGATTTAGCGAGTTCCGGGATAAGCTGGCTCCAGTTCAATCCGATCGTCATATAACTGCCATGCAGCAATACAATGGGTTTCCCCTGGCCATACACTTCATAATACATTTTCAAACCATTCACCGGCGCATAGCCCGATGAAGTAGGTTTCATTACCTGTTGAGCATGGACGGTGCCAATGGATAACATACACAGGCATGCCATGAATGCAATTGCCTGTAAACGGGTGTTGATTGTTTTCATTGCTTTATTTGTTTTTCATGTTTATAATGGGTGAATATTAACAATACAAACATAGATCACACAAGGCTCATCAATAATGTGCAGAAGCGACCAATAAGGGGGATTTTTGCGACCCGGGCGGGTTATTATCAGCTAAGAACCGGATATGATCTGTTAAACATTAATACCTGTTTACCGGCGCATTAGTAATAATTTTATCGCGATAAAGAAGTTGCTCACTATGCATAAAATACATTCTGTCACACTGGCCGCAATACTATACAGCCAGCTCATCACCGCGCAAACAGTTACCCGTTTTCAACCTACCCACCCCGAAATGGTGCAGCGCTACCTGCGCGCGTCACGGATAGACAGCGCCACCAAAAATGCCGTATTCAAAACCAGCGTAACGGCCGTATGGCTGCCCGGTGGGAAATCATGCTGGTACCGGAATCTATTGAAAGATAGTGTGCAGGAATACATCTATGTGGATGTGGTGAAAGCAAAGAAACAATCCTTGTTCCACCGGCAGCGGCTGGCTGAAGGGTTACAACAGGCAGGCATTACCATTGATTCCCTCCGGCCTTTTCTCTCTGCAATAGAACTGCCGGCAGGCAAGCCACTCCTGCGGTTCACCGTGCAGGGTCAGCGTATCGAATGCAACTTAAATAACTATACCTGCACCAGGATACCGATGCCTGTCGAACCAGCGGCTGGTAGCGGGCAGGGACGTTTCCGTGGTGGGTTCAACAATCCATTTCCTGCCGGCAGTACCTCACCCGATAAGCAGTGGGAAGCCTACATAGAAAAAGGTAACCTCTTTATAAAGCCCGCCAATGGTGGCGGCACGCCCATACAATTCACCACCGATGGCACGCCCGATAAACCTTATGGAGCGGCTTACTGGAGTCCCGACAGCAAATACCTCGCAGGCTATCACATCAACCTCGTCAGGGATTCTTCGGTATACTATATACTTACCTCGCTGTCTGGCACCATGCGCGGGCAACTGCGTTCACAACCCTACAAACAACCCGGCGATGCCTGGACACTTTACGCGCCTTTCTTGTTCAATATAGAGCAGCAGAAGGCCATGAAAGTAAAGGCGGAACCCATTGACTTCTTAAATGCGCCGGAACCACATTGGCGCAAGGGTGATGCCCGCTACTTCACCTATGAAAAAATGGACCGCGGCCACCAGCGTTTCCGCGTCATAGAAGTGGATGCAGCCAATGCTTCCACCCGCACGGTAATAGATGAGCAAACCAGCACCTTCATCTACAATAGCCGGAACTATACGCATTACCTCACCGCTACCAATCAACTGCTGCGTACTTCTGAAAAAGATGGCTGGAACCATATCTACCTCGTTGACCTCATCACCGGTAAAGAACAGCCGGTTACAACAGGCAACTGGGTGGTGCGCGGGGTAGACAGCATTGACGCAGTTAAAAAAGAGATCTGGTTCCGCGCCAGTGGTATGAACGCCGGCGAAGATCCCTACAACATCCATTATTATCGCATAGGATTCGATGGCAAAAAACTTACATCCCTCACGCCAGCCCCGGGCAATCATACCGTAGTCTTCTCTGATGATAAAACTTACTTTACCGATACGTATTCGCAGGTAAACATAGCGCCAAGAACGGTATTGGGGCGCACAGCCGATGCCAAAGAGATCATGCTGCTGGAAGAAGCCGATCTTTCCATATACAAGCTGGCAGGCGTAAGCCCACCCGAAGTATTTGTAGCGAAAGCGCGGGATGGCGTTACAGACATCTGGGGCATTGTGAGCAAACCTTCTGATTATGATCCTGCTAAAAAATACCCGGTGCTGGAAAACATCTATGCTGGTCCGCATGATGCCTTTGTACCCAAGAACTTCACGCCCTACAGTGAAATGCAAAGCCTCGCAGAACTGGGTTTCATTGTGGTCATGATTGATGGCATGGGTACCGCCAATCGATCCAAAGCCTTTCATGATGTATGCTGGAAGAACCTGGCCGATGCCGGCCTGCCCGACAGGATAGGATGGATAAAAGCACTGGCACAGAAATATCCTTTTGTGGATGCAGAAAGGGTGGGTATCTATGGTACCTCTGCCGGCGGACAAAGCTCTACCGGTGCGCTGCTCTTTCACCCGGAATTTTACAAAGCAGCCGTATCCGCCTGCGGTTGTCATGATAACCGGGTAGACAAACAATGGTGGAATGAACAGTGGATGGGCTTTCCGGTGGGCAAGCATTATGACGAGCAATCCAATGTAACCAATGCGCCAAAGTTGCAGGGTAAACTATTGCTCATCGTGGGAGAGGCCGATACCAACGTGCCGCCCGAATCTACCTACCGCGTGGCAGATGCCTTGATAAAAGCAGGCAAGAGCTTTGACCTCCTCTCCATACCCGGCATGGGGCACAGTGATGGTGGCGTGTATGGCAGGATGCGGAAGCGCGATTTCTTTGTAAAACACCTTATGGGCGTGGAGCCACCCGACCGCAATGCCGGCGAACTGCCCGCCTTTGCCGAAGTAGGCAGGGAGCGCTGGAGCTTTCAGTAATCTAGGAAAGGATAAAGAGCTACATTTGGATATATGAAAGCCTTCCTTCTTGCAGCTACATTTTTAATCACAACGATTGCTATACACGCACAATCCGGTAACCCCACTACACCCGTAAAAACAGCACTCCGCAAAACAGCCACAGGATACCAGCTATACAGAAATGGCCAACCTTACTTTGTAAAAGGAGCGGGCGGCGATGACTTTCCCGCGCGCATTGCTGCTTATGGCGGTAATTCCATCCGCACCTGGGGCACCGAAGGAGCGCAACGCATCCTTGATTCTGCCAGTAAATATGGATTGACCGTATTGTTGGGCCTTCATGTAGCGAGCGAACGGCATGGCTTCAACTATGATGATACAACGGCCGTAAGAAAGCAATTGGAAAAACTGAGAGGCGAAGTATTAAAATACAAAGACCATCCCGCTTTACTGGCCTGGGGCATTGGCAACGAATTGAACCTGCATTATTCGAATGTCAAAGTATGGAATGCGGCCAATGACATTTCAAAAATGATCCATGCCATAGACCCCAATCATCCTACCACTACCGTATTGGCCGGTGTTAACAAGGGCCTCGTTGATCACCTCAAAGCAAGAACAACGGATATTGACCTGCTGGCTATTAACATGTATGGACCACTGGCCACCTTGCCACAAACCCTGCGGCAGTCGGGCTGGGAGGGCGCTTACCTCGTAACGGAATGGGGACCTACCGGTCATTGGGAATGCCTGCAAACAGCCTGGCAATCATCTATTGAAGAAACCAGCAGCGAAAAAGCAGCTGTATACAAAAGCCGGTATGAATATTCTGTGGAAAGGGACAGGGAAAAATGCCTGGGTTCCTATGTTTTCCTGTGGGGACAAAAGCAGGAGCGTACGCCTACCTGGTATGGTTTATTTACCGAAAAAGGAGAGGAGTCGGAAGTCGTGGATGTCATGCAATACCTCTGGTCGGGAAAATGGCCGGCCAACAAAGCGCCTCATCTGTATTCCCTGCAGTTGAACAACAAAAAAGCGCTGGACAATATATACCTCCAACCAGGCAGCAGTTACAATGCCGTCACGGCAGTGGCTGATCCTGATAAAGATAAACTCAGCTATCGCTGGGAAGTATTGCCGGAACCCACCCAACTCAGTGAAGGCGGCGACTTCGAAGCAAGGCCGAAACCAATAGCAGGGTTGGTTACTACTACCGGTGAAGGGAAAGCCACCTTAAAAGCACCTGAAAAGGAAGGCGCTTACCGTTTATTTGTTTATGTCACAGACGGCCATAACAACGTAGCCACCGCCAATATCCCCTTCTATATAAAGCAATAAGCGCTTCCTGGTAACCTGGATCAGGTGATCATTATTATCATTTTTCATCAAAGTTTTCACTTTCGTTCAGGCTGCTTTGGCACAATCCTGAAATCACCTTACGTTTGTTAAAAGAACAAAAGACAAAAAGACAGGTGCAGAACTATTGACAGGTTTTTACCCATTCACCCGTAGTACCTGGCAATGGAGAGGGTAGGGGTAATGGCAGGATGGTGTATAGTTAGTCTATAGATACTCTATACCTGGACTATGGGAACTCTATACCTAAGCTATACCAACGCTATACCTAAGCTATAGTTGACCCATTTCAGCAAAAACAGCAGTTTTCACCACAAAACAGCAGGGTTGCTGGCGCCCCTGCACAGGAGCTGCTACTTTAATCACCTGCATGGTGCAGATTAAAACATTACTATGAAGCGGACTGACTTTTACCTGAACAGGATGCTTGCTGTGCTCACAGCAGTAATGATCATCATGGATGGCCAGGGGCAGGGCGCACAAAAGAATGCCGTGTCGTTCAAAAAGCAGGTGGTGAGTAGTGTGTTTGTATCCGAAGGTGCTGCCACCGGTGATGTGAACAACGACGGTCGCATAGACATTCTCGCCGGTGCATACTGGTATGAAGCACCCACCTGGAAGCGACGCCTCGTGCATGCAGATACACTCAACCCGGTAAAAGGATACAGCACCACCTTCCTCAACTTTTGCATGGATGTGAACAATGATGGCTGGGCCGATCTCATAAAATTTGATGTGCCCGGTGGTGAATGTACCTGGTATGAAAATCCAAAAACAGTCAATACGCTTTGGAAACGCCGGCTGATCCTGTCTTCTGCAGGTATTGAAAACCCGCTCTTCACCGATGTGGACCTGGATGGAAGGAAAGACATCATTTGTAACGATGCGGCGGCCAAACAGGTCATCTGGTTAAAATCCCCGGCAGGGAAGAATGATACCACCTGGCAACGTTACGTGATCAGCAGCGACAGCGTAAGAGCCACGCACCGGTATACGCATGGCCTGGGTTGGGGCGATGTAAATCTCGATGGCAAAAAGGATATCATTATCAAAAGCGGTTGGTGGGAATCACCGGACGATGTAAC of the Paraflavitalea devenefica genome contains:
- a CDS encoding FAD:protein FMN transferase, producing the protein MLIITDTPLVEYRQSERLMGNTFEITVVAREEAWAREKIALAIAEIRRIEKLLTTFDEHSQTNRINRYAGIRPVQVDREVFELIRRSLKISAVTEGAFDITYGSVDKCLWNFDRNMKQLPDPQTARAAVKLINYRHVLLNEVEGSVMLKEKGMRIGFGGIGKGYAADRAKALLVKEGVQSGIVNASGDLITWGTQADGKPWTIGIAHPDDARAAFSWLNIADLAIATSGNYEKYVMIDGKKYSHTIHPKTGMPVSGIKSVTIISPYAEIADAMATPVMVMGVQAGLHLLNQIDHLGCIIVDDHNKIYSSKNIHLS
- a CDS encoding DUF4266 domain-containing protein, with protein sequence MSNTKSIMTLAAVLVIGAVSCTTVKEYQKNKLNDAEMILSNRKVEKTELNFQSYREGASGANAGKSGGGCGCN
- a CDS encoding DUF3570 domain-containing protein — encoded protein: MKQVFLTALGILALLKSYTQQAPDTTGYENRKLKIEEVNLVSSYYGQTGDHGAVTGGLGAQKLTDIANVFDIRLAKYDRKLRKHTFGLEVGIDHFSSASYDKIDLKANSSASWSDTRIYPSLTWTVENEKKGRSFGIGLSSSAEFDYHSFGANISFTQKTRDRNGEFSVRLQGYFDQVKLLTPIELRSGAGGGGGDGYDTDNRTTVAGSLSWSQVINKNLQVMVLADLVHQQGFLSLPFYRVYFNDGTVHQEKLPGSRFKIPLGFRANYFLGDKVIIRTYYRFYHDDWGITAHTANLEVPVKITPFVSISPFYRFYTQTAATWFAPYQEHTSTDKYFTSNYDLSEFNSNFLGAGIRLAPPKGILGMQHFNMIELRYGRYTRSNNMNANSLSLNIRFK
- a CDS encoding thioredoxin family protein is translated as MKLILFSLLTGMGLSFTGWQADFETAKKIAKEKDRLILLNFSGSDWCGPCIRLHKEVFDSDAFTTMSDSSLVLYEADFPRNKKNQLPEDLQKRNDALADQYNPQGKFPFTLLLTAEGKVVRTWDGYQGNSTLFIEQIKSVYDAHHH
- a CDS encoding family 43 glycosylhydrolase — translated: MKNIVLALLLTGSLQVSKAQEKMTAYLFTYFTGNAKQEEAIRFALSTDGYAFRALNNNKPVIPSADISSTGGIRDPHILRGADGKSFYMVATDMVSANGWNSNRAMVLMRSTDLVNWKSAVVNMQQRFPGNEELLRVWAPQTIYDAKAGKYMIYWSMKHGNDPDKIYYAYANANFTDLETAPQQLFFSPTNDACIDGDIIQKDGKCYLFFKTEDRSPGIKVAVSDKLTGGYVPQEKYIQQTTDPVEGAGVFKLNNSKDYILMYDVYTKGRYQFTRTSDFKHFKVMDSLVSMNFHPRHGTVIAITQAEAERLMSKWGRPEDILSSVKAPAIKKYNLQIDTLKKQLYLPVKPGTNLRAFNPGFSTIPGVTIKPNTPQDFTKGLVPYTVQIKGQQPQVWRVEAAQAGNPVLDGYYADPDMLYSNETGKYYIYPTSDGFHNWGGTYFKTFSSKDLVNWKDEGVILDLVKDVSWAKRNAWAPCIIEKKTGNGYKYYFYFTGAQKIGVAVSDHPAGPFRATDKPLVDKHPEGVKHGQEIDPEVFTDPQTQKNYLYWGNGYMACAELEDDMISLKPGTTKVITPDNTFREGTTVFFRNGKYYFLWSEDDTRSVNYRVRYGTADKPDGSITVPANNLVIAKDTTTGIYATGHNTVLQIPGKDEWYIVYHRFNFPKGITMGDAGGFHREVCIDKLEFDAQGNILQTIPTHKGIKPVTK
- a CDS encoding S9 family peptidase, translating into MHKIHSVTLAAILYSQLITAQTVTRFQPTHPEMVQRYLRASRIDSATKNAVFKTSVTAVWLPGGKSCWYRNLLKDSVQEYIYVDVVKAKKQSLFHRQRLAEGLQQAGITIDSLRPFLSAIELPAGKPLLRFTVQGQRIECNLNNYTCTRIPMPVEPAAGSGQGRFRGGFNNPFPAGSTSPDKQWEAYIEKGNLFIKPANGGGTPIQFTTDGTPDKPYGAAYWSPDSKYLAGYHINLVRDSSVYYILTSLSGTMRGQLRSQPYKQPGDAWTLYAPFLFNIEQQKAMKVKAEPIDFLNAPEPHWRKGDARYFTYEKMDRGHQRFRVIEVDAANASTRTVIDEQTSTFIYNSRNYTHYLTATNQLLRTSEKDGWNHIYLVDLITGKEQPVTTGNWVVRGVDSIDAVKKEIWFRASGMNAGEDPYNIHYYRIGFDGKKLTSLTPAPGNHTVVFSDDKTYFTDTYSQVNIAPRTVLGRTADAKEIMLLEEADLSIYKLAGVSPPEVFVAKARDGVTDIWGIVSKPSDYDPAKKYPVLENIYAGPHDAFVPKNFTPYSEMQSLAELGFIVVMIDGMGTANRSKAFHDVCWKNLADAGLPDRIGWIKALAQKYPFVDAERVGIYGTSAGGQSSTGALLFHPEFYKAAVSACGCHDNRVDKQWWNEQWMGFPVGKHYDEQSNVTNAPKLQGKLLLIVGEADTNVPPESTYRVADALIKAGKSFDLLSIPGMGHSDGGVYGRMRKRDFFVKHLMGVEPPDRNAGELPAFAEVGRERWSFQ
- a CDS encoding alpha/beta fold hydrolase gives rise to the protein MKTINTRLQAIAFMACLCMLSIGTVHAQQVMKPTSSGYAPVNGLKMYYEVYGQGKPIVLLHGSYMTIGLNWSQLIPELAKSHKVIALEIQGHGHTADIDRTPSYKAMASDVAGVLKHLKIDSADVLGYSLGGTIAYQLAIDNPGLVSKLIIVSSVYKYKGWQPEVLNVLKMMTPEFLDGTPLKTEYEKVAPRPGDWRKFLAKFIAFDKEDFDLGDDKIKAIQSPVLLINGDNDGVDKEHVIQSYKLFGGSVFADMNGFPRSRLAIVPATSHVTLMMETQKLWAIIQPFIDNVPPMTMH